One part of the Arabidopsis thaliana chromosome 1 sequence genome encodes these proteins:
- a CDS encoding Pentatricopeptide repeat (PPR) superfamily protein (Pentatricopeptide repeat (PPR) superfamily protein; CONTAINS InterPro DOMAIN/s: Pentatricopeptide repeat (InterPro:IPR002885); BEST Arabidopsis thaliana protein match is: Tetratricopeptide repeat (TPR)-like superfamily protein (TAIR:AT1G77170.1); Has 4376 Blast hits to 4365 proteins in 43 species: Archae - 0; Bacteria - 0; Metazoa - 0; Fungi - 0; Plants - 4376; Viruses - 0; Other Eukaryotes - 0 (source: NCBI BLink).), translated as MMKSEFELEPGLSHYGCIVDLLSRDGQLKEANKVVKEMPMKPNVMVWGMWKDVERVRKLMKKKKVAKIPAYSYASTTI; from the exons ATGATGAAGTCAGAGTTCGAACTAGAACCAGGATTATCGCATTACGGATGCATAGTTGATCTGTTGAGCCGTGACGGGCAGCTTAAGGAGGCCAATAAAGTTGTTAAAGAGATGCCGATGAAGCCTAACGTGATGGTTTGGG GGATGTGGAAAGATGTTGAGAGAGTTAggaagttgatgaagaagaagaaggttgctAAGATTCCTGCCTATAGCTATGCTTCAACGacaatttga
- a CDS encoding hypothetical protein (DUF506) (Protein of unknown function (DUF506); CONTAINS InterPro DOMAIN/s: Protein of unknown function DUF506, plant (InterPro:IPR006502); BEST Arabidopsis thaliana protein match is: Protein of unknown function (DUF506) (TAIR:AT1G77145.1); Has 394 Blast hits to 392 proteins in 24 species: Archae - 0; Bacteria - 0; Metazoa - 0; Fungi - 0; Plants - 392; Viruses - 0; Other Eukaryotes - 2 (source: NCBI BLink).) codes for MGSLGEEDFEKLVLGYIESPMTVSQHINTSSKALITLQEIFLQEILRAKGVEEKEMEEKIRSYINRGRLSYEGDDEKRDVMNKIVSKLRSEGYNASLSKTSWDSSFDHREGCRVFTCSRKYEYIDAMVIGDSDRDGVSKLKRVIIDLDFKTQFELARQTEAYKDMTEMLPTVFVATEGRLRRVVSLVCGEMKKSMKKEGMSRPPWRTSRYMQSKWLPENCRRDAGCKKGSWSWSVFDDGGEGIGEARSWTVSGPKTKCCFPIF; via the exons ATGGGAAGCttgggagaagaagatttcgaGAAGCTTGTGCTCGGTTATATCGAGTCTCCGATGACCGTCTCTCAGCATATCAACACTTCTTCAAAGGCTCTTATCACTCTTCAG gaaaTATTTTTACAGGAGATTCTTAGGGCAAAAGGAgtagaagagaaggagatggaagagaagatAAGGTCGTATATCAATAGAGGAAGGTTATCATATGAAGGAGAcgatgagaagagagatgtgATGAACAAGATTGTCTCTAAACTCAGATCTGAGGGCTATAATGCTTCTCTCTCCAAAACCTCATGGGACTCTTCTTTTGATCATCGTGAAG GGTGTAGAGTGTTTACGTGCTCGAGGAAGTACGAGTACATAGACGCCATGGTGATCGGTGATAGCGACCGTGATGGCGTAAGCAAGCTGAAACGTGTGATAATTGATCTTGACTTCAAAACTCAGTTTGAGCTAGCGAGACAGACAGAAGCTTACAAAGATATGACTGAGATGCTTCCGACAGTGTTTGTGGCGACAGAAGGGAGACTGAGAAGAGTTGTTTCGTTGGTTTGTGGTGAGATGAAAAAGTCcatgaagaaagaaggaatGTCTAGGCCTCCATGGAGGACTTCGAGATACATGCAGTCCAAGTGGCTACCAGAGAATTGTCGAAGAGATGCTGGTTGTAAGAAAGGGTCTTGGTCTTGGTCTGTGTTTGATGATGGTGGTGAAGGAATAGGTGAAGCTAGGTCTTGGACAGTGAGTGGTCCGAAAACTAAGTGTTGTTTTCCTATTTTCTGA